CAGGTCGTCAGGGGCCAGAAAGAGATTTTCCCTGTATCCTGTGTTGCTCTGGCCGCCAAGTCCGCAACATGCTTCCATAAGATCCGGATTAACAGCTGCCATGCCTATGACTCTCCTCCCTGGGGCAAGGGCCACCAGCGTTTATTGGTAATCTTTTTCTGGAGTTGAAAGAGTCCTTCCAGAAGACCTTCGGGTCTTGGCGGGCAGCCTGGAACATAGACATCAACAGGTATAAGCCTGTCGATGCCTTCCACGATACCATACTGGTCCTTGTACCGGAAAGGTCCCCCGGATATGGCACAGTTGCCCATGGCGATGACCCACTTGGGAGCAGGCATCTGTTCATAAAGTCGGACAATCATGGGGGCCATTTTTCTGGACACAGTGCCGGCAACAATCATGAGGTCGGACTGTCTGGGGGAAGGTCGGAAAACTTCAGCACCAAATCTGGCCACATCAAACCTGGCCATGCCAATGGCCATCATTTCTATGGCGCAACAGGCAAGACCAAAGGTCATGGGCCATAAGGACATTGATCGGCAGAGGTCAACATACTTCCGGACCAGCGTCATGTTGACTATGGGCTGGTCTATTTCTGTGTCAGCCGGTTTAAGTCCTAGAATTTGATTCTCTTGGGCCATGAAAAAACTCCTTTCTTCCAGAAATAGATAACAGATGCAAAGAGTATTACAATAAAGATTAAGAGCTTGATAAAAGGCACCATGCCTGAACTGTCTGCATAATATGTCGCTACAGGAAACAGATACAGTACATCAACATCAAATGCTAAGAACAGTAATGCGTAAAAGTAATAATTTATTCCAAACTTGACCCAGGCCGAACCATATGGCGACATTCCACATTCATACGGCATGGCTAGTTCTTTAGATTTAACTCTTGGAGATACAAGAATAGACAGTATGAATGGTGCAGCAGCAAAGATAATACCATGAATAAAGAAAAGGATTATCGCAAAGTGCAGCCAGGACAAGCTCATGACGGACCACTTCCTTAGAAATAGGTTTAGCAACATGAAATAAAAGGATATTTAAATTGTGTAGGAGTATAAACCCTATTTGCAAGTTTATGTCAAGAAGAAAAATGCTTGATATTTTTTTCCCAAATAATTTTTTTGCTTGTCATAAAAATTTAGCTTTGGTAACAGGAAAAAAAAATCGGGAGGAATCTATGGCCACCAAAAGTATTTTCAGTGTCTGCGGAATGTGTACGGTCAGATGTCCCATCCAGGTGGATCTGGATGGAGATGATCTGAAATTTATACAAGGCAACCCGCACTCCCCGCTCAAGGGAGCCCTGTGCGCCAGGGGTGCGGCAGGACCGGGCCTGTTAAAGGATTCCGACCGGATTCGCCATCCTCTCATCAGGGAAGGAGAAAGGGGGGAAGGCAAATGGCGCAAGGTCACCTGGGACGAGGCTTTTGACTATGTTGCTGAAAGACTGCAGGCCATTACCCAGGAGTACGGAGCCAAATCAATTCTCTGGTCGGACCGGTCGGGTCCCTTTGCTGATCTGCATAAGGCCTTTGTAAAAGGAATGGGCTCAGTCAATTACTGCAACCATGACGTAACCTGCGGTCGAAACGTCCATCACGCTGCCCAGTCCCTCATGGGCCTGGGTCGGAAGGGAACTGTATATGACTATAAGAATGCCAAGCATGTTATCCTTCAAACAAGAAATATTTTTGAAGCCATCAATGTCAAGGAAGTCAATGATCTGCTTGATGGAATGGCTGCCGGGACAAAGCTGACCGTCATCGATATCAGGGCGACAATAACAGCTGGTAAGGCTGACCGGTTTTTCCAGATCAGGCCGGGAACTGATTATGCTTTTAACCTGGCAGTGATAAATGAGCTGATTAATAAGAATCTGTATGACTCAGAATATGTAAAAAAATACGTGGACGGTTTTGACAAACTCAAGAGTTTTGTCAGCGATTACACTCCAGAATGGGCAGAGGAAAAGACCGGAGCCAGGGCCAGAGACATAAGGGCTTTTGTGGCTGAGCTGGGTAAGGCTGCTCCTGGTGTTATCTGGCATCCTGGATGGATGTCCGCCAGGTATGATGATTCGTTTTACGTTGCCAGGACAGCCTATATCATCAATGCCCTCCTGGGCAGTATCGGC
This genomic window from Desulfonatronovibrio hydrogenovorans DSM 9292 contains:
- a CDS encoding NADH-quinone oxidoreductase subunit B, which translates into the protein MAQENQILGLKPADTEIDQPIVNMTLVRKYVDLCRSMSLWPMTFGLACCAIEMMAIGMARFDVARFGAEVFRPSPRQSDLMIVAGTVSRKMAPMIVRLYEQMPAPKWVIAMGNCAISGGPFRYKDQYGIVEGIDRLIPVDVYVPGCPPRPEGLLEGLFQLQKKITNKRWWPLPQGGES
- a CDS encoding NADH-quinone oxidoreductase subunit A, whose translation is MSLSWLHFAIILFFIHGIIFAAAPFILSILVSPRVKSKELAMPYECGMSPYGSAWVKFGINYYFYALLFLAFDVDVLYLFPVATYYADSSGMVPFIKLLIFIVILFASVIYFWKKGVFSWPKRIKF